In Oreochromis niloticus isolate F11D_XX linkage group LG5, O_niloticus_UMD_NMBU, whole genome shotgun sequence, a single window of DNA contains:
- the zgc:171566 gene encoding gamma-glutamyl hydrolase isoform X2, which produces MPRTAAAVFAVLIACLWCSPALCAVGRTRQQLNYRPIIGVLAQENLPWDQFARGSSYIAASYVKYLEAAGARVVPIRINRTEEEYAKIFNSINGLLLPGGDVDLQTSQFSRAAKIFYNLALKANDAGDYFPIWGTCQGFQQLTVLTANKNLLTLTDTKAVALPLTLTSVAPSSRLFRNFPKDLLRSLANENITANFHSWSLSMQNHDAILELPLLCRWSLARSPHPSSAHLSSTISSVGLWKAPLAQLSFQRSFVVLAVAVESDLPMGPKQLDL; this is translated from the exons ATGCCTCGAACAGCTGCAGCAGTGTTCGCGGTGCTGATCGCCTGCCTCTGGTGCTCACCCGCTCTGTGTGCTGTAGGAAGAACCCGCCAGCAGCTCAATTACCGACCAATTATCG GTGTGTTGGCACAGGAAAACCTTCCATGGGACCAGTTTGCTCGTGGATCTTCTTACATAGCTGCCTCCTATGTCAAATACCTAGAGGCTGCTGGGGCCAGGGTTGTACCTATTCG aatcaATCGCACAGAAGAAGAGTACGCCAAGATATTTAACTCAATAAATGG GTTGTTGTTGCCAGGTGGAGATGTAGATCTTCAGACGTCACAGTTCAGTCGAGCTGCCAAGATCTTTTACAACTTGGCTCTGAAG GCCAATGATGCTGGAGACTACTTTCCTATTTGGGGAACCTGCCAGGGCTTCCAGCAGCTCACTGTCCTGACTGCCAACAAAAACCTCCTCACGCTTACTGATACCAAGGCTGTGGCTCTACCTCTGACACTCACATCAG TGGCCCCATCTAGCCGATTATTCCGGAATTTTCCCAAAGATTTGCTGCGGTCTTTGGCTAATGAAAACATCACTGCAAACTTCCACAGTTGGAGTCTCTCCATGCAG aatcatgatgccatccttgAACTCCCCCTGCTCTGTcggtggagcttggcacgctcccctcatccttcaagTGCCCATCTgtcgtccacaatctcctctgttggcctctggaaagcccccttggcacagctctcattccaacgcagcttcgtggtccttgctgtggctgtggaatctgatctcccaatgggccccaaacagctcgacctttga